The following proteins are co-located in the Arctopsyche grandis isolate Sample6627 chromosome 3, ASM5162203v2, whole genome shotgun sequence genome:
- the LOC143923042 gene encoding uncharacterized protein LOC143923042 has protein sequence MRFKKEFHHNKDKLPIKLMDDLNTSSNISDTTPYLILTPDNKRNSISSQLSDAESFKLHRMQENKQFSGFGSHMNREQVDENRYVVKHPESDSEQYKNYSNNQAHQKSLDANSFLLSNELLNNNHIPYGITVQQNSSSHPIMGQTVPNGDVFIKIKSELLENNNRFINDIPTITNRPNQKFNSTPKKSIIKSPLETCIIITSHINSEFYNTNDKMNSTLLDDENELQDSHIMSERGTSRYLDDEDILPKNHSHLSKDIAIDKLQKLSTGLKVQTNVMQTTPTNKEPTIYKEKKINNNELVRKHSHGELSTSECIKRSEIYGLTFGIDTTKSYYETLKSKLATGSVKDCASILQSLRLKLIHTLAKERSDLMTSYIENDILNINGEVTLLDQLLPKEIINGWDLILQQILLKFLNTMSSIWKGRDYLTSNTKVVTCLHSYFFEKYKVGTSTDVVSRDMLIAILHKLSTRLSQQAVLLNTGLVEKIFYNVYEGHELMSTYRVRHSLGVLINLCVHDDGRNSLEPVCSEMLNLLISLLKKKDKKIIPYVARLIYVLMANETFHKKAKDINLLKDLEQSINVDNKRLKLQLDVLKSVIDQDHPHQYLNGTEDNFLANIEAEMDELEEEVEVGEPFLSENQSECPNFISSIEESPIKMKNKNLVDNIKKPTKSTKQSEIKKSENILKINRKPQKKIATSQKNNIIQQKPQIVEKPATKKEKSKPTINQNDTIKSNAIKATKTETTKCDKMSIANFHEIVESFDEIPTSYIVLNETSNFGNNDSDLHMTSIPENTNECDSTPLNDKECDKVGENADLNLNNMSFVLLSENESSKSASLDLNLGLSSESSDSADRAVLDVEEENTNVTPEQARDEKPSSTNNYLMVHSSGSPKVSLFIQHGKITAIDYDYCEETKEIQSPIEHGNMFKNNRQSPYKGLLTEGRKSLRAKPTVISKIKRSNTTKNTNNEDTPQEETSSMPNEIQI, from the exons ATGCGGTTCAAAAAGGAGTTTCACcacaataaagataaattacccATTAAATTAATGGATGATTTGAATACTTCAAGCAATATAAGTGATACCACACCATATTTAATACTGACTCCTGATAATAAAAGAAACAGTATATCATCTCAATTAAGCGACGCTGAAAGTTTCAAATTACATCGAATGCAAGAGAATAAGCAGTTTTCAGGATTTGGTAGTCATATGAATCGAGAACAGGTGGATGAAAACAGATATGTGGTCAAGCATCCTGAAAGTGATAGTGAACAATATAAAAACTACTCTAATAATCAAGCACATCAAAAATCCCTGGATGCAAATTCGTTTTTATTATCAAACgaacttttaaataataatcatattccATATGGAATTACAGTGCAGCAAAATTCTTCATCTCATCCTATAATGGGACAGACAGTTCCTAATGgtgatgtttttattaaaattaaatctgaaCTGTTGGAAAATAATAAcagatttattaatgatattccaACAATCACTAATAGACCaaatcaaaaattcaacagTACACCAAAAAAGTCTATTATCAAAAGCCCCCTGGAGACCTGCATTATTATTACGAGCCACATAAATTCTGAATTTTATAACACTAATGATAAAATGAATTCAACATTATTGGATGATGAAAATGAACTACAAGACTCTCATATCATGAGTGAAAGAGGAACATCGAGATATCTTGACGATGAAGACATTTTACCCAAAAATCATTCACATCTTTCTAAAGATATTGCTATAGATAAATTGCAAAAGTTATCAACGGGATTGAAAGTACAAACAAATGTAATGCAAACTACGCCAACCAATAAAGAACCAACAATatataaagagaaaaaaattaataacaacgaATTAGTTCGAAAACATTCACATGGTGAATTATCAACATCAGAATGCATAAAAAGATCTGAAATATACGGGCTTACGTTTGGAATTGATACaacaaaaagttattatgaAACGCTAAAGAGCAAATTGGCCACAGGTTCTGTGAAAGATTGTGCGTCAATTTTACAATCATTGAGACTT aaATTAATACACACTCTAGCAAAAGAAAGATCGGATTTAATGAcatcatatattgaaaatgatattttaaatataaatggcgAGGTTACATTGCTCGATCAATTACTACCAAAGGAAATCATTAACGGCTGGGATTTAATTCTTCAGCAaatactattaaaatttttaaacactATGAGTTCAATTTGGAAAGGCAGAGATTATCTTACTAGCAATACAAAGGTCGTGACATGTCTTCACagctatttttttgaaaaatacaaagtaggaacATCAACAGACGTCGTATCGCGAGATATGCTCATAGCAATTCTCCATAAATTGAGCACACGGCTAAGTCAACAAGCAGTACTGCTAAATACAG gTTTGGTGGAAAAGATATTTTACAACGTATACGAAGGGCACGAATTAATGTCAACATACAGAGTGAGGCATAGTTTAGGCgtgttaattaatttatgtgtACATGATGATGGTAGAAATAGCTTGGAGCCTGTGTGTTCAGAAATGTTGAATTTATTGATATCACTTCTAAAgaagaaagataaaaaaattataccttATGTAGCACGATTGATATACGTTCTCATGGCAAATGAAACATTTCATAAAAAGGCAAAAGATATAAACTTACTAAAAGATTTAGAGCAATCGATAAAC GTCGATAATAAGCGGTTAAAATTACAACTTGATGTTTTAAAATCAGTAATTGATCAGGATCATCCTCATCAATATTTGAATGGCACAGAAGATAATTTTTTAGCAAACATC GAAGCAGAAATGGATGAATTGGAAGAAGAGGTTGAAGTAGGTGAACCGTTTTTATCGGAAAATCAATCAG AATGTCCGAACTTTATAAGTAGTATAGAAGAAAGTCCAATAAAAATGAAGAACAAGAATCTTGTTGATAATATAAAGAAACCTACTAAATCTACTAAACAAAGCGAGattaaaaaatcagaaaatatcTTAAAGATCAACAGAAAACCACAAAAGAAAATTGCTACTTCgcaaaaaaacaatataattcaaCAAAAGCCACAAATTGTAGAAAAACCagcaacaaaaaaagaaaaatctaaaccCACGATCAATCAAAACGACAcaataaaatcaaatgctaTTAAAGCAACCAAAACAGAAACAACCAAATGTGATAAAATGTCGATAGCAAATTTTCATGAAATAGTGGAGAGTTTTGATGAAATTCCGACTAGCTATATAGTTTTAAATGAAACATCAAATTTTGGGAATAATGACTCAGATCTGCATATGACTTCAATTCCAGAAAACACAAATGAATGCGattccacaccactgaacgaCAAGGAATGTGATAAAGTAGGTGAAAATGCAGATCTTAACTTGAACAACATGAGCTTTGTACTTCTGAGCGAAAATGAGTCAAGTAAGAGTGCAAGTTTGGATTTAAATTTGGGTTTATCATCAGAAAGTAGTGATTCGGCAGATAGAGCCGTTTTAGATGTTGAAGAAGAAAACACAAATGTGACACCGGAGCAGGCAAGAGATGAAAAACCATCATCGACCAATAATTATTTGATGGTCCATTCGAGTGGAAGTCCCAAAGTGAGTTTATTTATTCAACATGGAAAGATAACGGCCATTGATTATGATTattgtgaagaaaccaaagaaATACAATCTCCTATCGAGCATGGTAATATGTTCAAGAACAATCGACAGTCACCCTACAAGGGACTTTTAACCGAAGGTAGAAAGAGTTTGAGAGCTAAACCTACAGTAATTTCTAAAATTAAGCGATCCAATACcactaaaaatacaaataatgaaGATACACCCCAAGAAGAGACATCTTCAATGCCGaatgaaattcaaatttga
- the LOC143909867 gene encoding uncharacterized protein LOC143909867, translating to MQRRHNRTLNSTIAESLERDPESQAALTHNRLLQTLFCQQMAEVAVENHQDENEARLVALTTRLEINRVQLEETHKRMAQLASLAHQHRTLECQESNNRQFSEGLAQQDVSDILDDLNVKGRQYCDRLYLKNVDVGYNKETGFEELNAAIKETINILEGLQKKSSENENNVCKIEKMSDNLKESCTIQTEISEDVMKHNRVLPELYDSIITNTSDKLSELNFETMDLVLTAARENKNSS from the exons ATGCAGCGAAGACACAACCGGACGTTGAACTCGACCATCGCCGAGAGCTTGGAGCGGGATCCGGAGTCGCAGGCGGCCCTCACCCACAACCGCCTCTTGCAGACTCTGTTCTGTCAGCAGATGGCTGAGGTGGCGGTGGAAAATCATCAGGACGAGAATGAGGCGCGGCTCGTCGCCTTGACCACCCGCTTGGAGATCAACAGGGTTCAGTTGGAGGAGACTCACAAACGCATGGCCCAACTGGCCTCGCTCGCTCACCAACATAG AACATTGGAATGTCAAGAAAGCAATAATCGACAATTCAGTGAAGGATTAGCTCAGCAGGATGTCAGTGACATTTTGGACGACTTGAATGTGAAAGGTCGTCAATATTGCGATCGTCTCTATCTGAAAAATGTCGATGTTGGCTACAATAAAGAAACAGGATTTGAGGAATTGAATGCTGCCATTAAAGAGACAATTAATATACTTGAAGgactacaaaaaaaatcttcagaAAACGAAAATAATGTTTGTAAAATTGAGAAGATGTCAGACAATTTGAAAGAAAGTTGTACTATTCAAACGGAAATTAGTGAGGATGTCATGAAACATAATCGAGTGCTTCCAGAACTTTATGACAGCATAATCACCAATACCTCGGATAAATTATCAGAATTGAACTTTGAAACAATGGATTTGGTGCTTACGGCTGctagagaaaataaaaattcatcgtAA
- the LOC143909865 gene encoding DNA repair protein XRCC3-like, translated as MSKDVNLKPEQIVLMSDYELLKIKGLSGEDLSKLKVNAANNLLPNGFKTVVEMGKSQSKISTGCPHIDKILNGGLDRKCITEIYGESGCGKTQFALQIATNSWNTGVVYLCTEDVFPSKRLHQLFEFINPKYKNMDLSKYGEKIFILQITEVDDLIKCINIQLPCLLESNKSISVVIVDSVAAPFRGDYQEMSSNLSRAQHLKEVGIGLLKCAKSYNLAVLCINQVSSNLAASSTNSIIPCLGLVWSNMITVRINVRKTNKYFRINHELYKNNIIKEIKSLEEKTDSKQLMELNIREFQVMFSPDIYNDEVINYIIVTKGIMSLMNC; from the exons ATGAGTAAAG ATGTCAATTTGAAACCTGAACAAATAGTATTAATGTCAGATTATGAACTGCTTAAAATAAAAGGATTAAGCGGTGAAGATTTGTCCAAATTGAAAGTAAATGCCGCCAATAACTTGCTACCGAATGGCTTCAAAACTG TTGTGGAGATGGGCAAATCTCAAAGCAAAATATCAACTGGATGTCCACATATagacaaaattttaaatggtGGATTGGATCGAAAATGTATCACAGAAATCTATGGTGAATCGGGATGCGGGAAGACACAATTTGCTTTGCAGATAGCAACAAATTCATGGAATACAG GAGTGGTATATTTATGTACGGAAGATGTTTTCCCTTCAAAGCGACTTCATCAACTATTTGAATTTATCAATCCAAAATATAAGAATATGGACTTGTCCAAatatggagaaaaaatattcaTCTTACAAATAACCGAAGtg GACGACTTAATAAAATGCATAAATATTCAACTGCCCTGTCTATTAGAATCAAACAAATCAATTAGCGTGGTGATAGTAGATTCAGTTGCAGCGCCATTTCGAGGAGATTACCAAGAAA TGAGCTCTAATCTAAGTAGAGCTCAACATCTCAAAGAAGTCGGTATCGGGCTTTTAAAATGTGCCAAATCATATAATCTGGCTGTCTTATGCATCAACCAA GTATCTTCAAATCTTGCAGCAAGCTCAACTAATAGCATAATACCGTGTTTGGGGTTGGTATGGTCAAACATGATTACAGTTAGGATTAAtgtaagaaaaacaaataaatattttagaatcAATCATgaactttataaaaataatattataaaagaaatcaAGTCACTAGAAGAAAAGACTGATTCAAAGCAATTGATGGAATTAAATATCAGAGAATTTCAGGTAATGTTTTCACCTGATATATATAATGATGaagttattaattatataattgtgACCAAAGGTATAATGAGTTTGATGAATTGTTAG
- the LOC143923043 gene encoding putative RNA/DNA demethylase ALKBH6 isoform X1 yields MQLDEDIGSIHLVHQIMKDLMENLQKYKLSTIPSTVYYIPEFITETEENALIARIYDVPKPKWTQLLNRRLQNWGGIPHPKGMIAEPIPDWLQEYLNRINSLDLMNGKVPNHILANEYLSGQGIMPHTDGPLFYPTITTVSCGSHTVIHFTKKTENQTENEEKHSILLEKRSLLIVQDDFYENYLHGIDDVTADSVSQDLANFHKCSESYEIGQTLKRQTRISLTIRHVPKTTRIKIKT; encoded by the exons ATGCAACTAGACGAGGATATTGGGTCTATCCATTTGGTTCATCA aatAATGAAAGACTTAATGGAAAATcttcaaaaatataaacttaGCACT atTCCCTCGACAGTGTATTACATTCCAGAATTTATCACAGAAACAGAGGAAAATGCATTGATTGCTCGCATTTATGATGTCCCCAAACCAAAATGGACCCAATTGCTCAATCGAAGATTGCAGAATTGGGGGGGGATTCCACATCCTAAAGGTATGATAGCGGAGCCAATTCCGGATTGGTTGCAAGAGTATTTAAATCGAATTAACAGTCTGGATTTGATGAATGGAAAAGTTCCCAACCACATATTGGCCAATGAATATTTATCTGGACAAGGGATCATGCCGCATACAGATGGACCGTTATTCTACCCTACTATTACAACAGTGTCGTGTGGATCACATACTGTTATACATTTCACAAAAAAGACTGAAAATCAAACCGAAAATGAAGAAAAACATTctattttattagaaaaaaggAGTCTTTTGATTGTCCAAGATGATTTTTATGAGAATTATTTACATGGAATAGATGATGTCACTGCTGATTCAGTGAGTCAAGACTTAGCTAATTTTCATAAATGTTCAGAATCATATGAAATTGGGCAAACTTTAAAAAGGCAAACTAGAATATCTTTAACAATAAGGCACGTTCCTAAAACAaccagaattaaaataaaaacataa
- the LOC143923043 gene encoding putative RNA/DNA demethylase ALKBH6 isoform X3 produces the protein MKDLMENLQKYKLSTIPSTVYYIPEFITETEENALIARIYDVPKPKWTQLLNRRLQNWGGIPHPKGMIAEPIPDWLQEYLNRINSLDLMNGKVPNHILANEYLSGQGIMPHTDGPLFYPTITTVSCGSHTVIHFTKKTENQTENEEKHSILLEKRSLLIVQDDFYENYLHGIDDVTADSVSQDLANFHKCSESYEIGQTLKRQTRISLTIRHVPKTTRIKIKT, from the exons ATGAAAGACTTAATGGAAAATcttcaaaaatataaacttaGCACT atTCCCTCGACAGTGTATTACATTCCAGAATTTATCACAGAAACAGAGGAAAATGCATTGATTGCTCGCATTTATGATGTCCCCAAACCAAAATGGACCCAATTGCTCAATCGAAGATTGCAGAATTGGGGGGGGATTCCACATCCTAAAGGTATGATAGCGGAGCCAATTCCGGATTGGTTGCAAGAGTATTTAAATCGAATTAACAGTCTGGATTTGATGAATGGAAAAGTTCCCAACCACATATTGGCCAATGAATATTTATCTGGACAAGGGATCATGCCGCATACAGATGGACCGTTATTCTACCCTACTATTACAACAGTGTCGTGTGGATCACATACTGTTATACATTTCACAAAAAAGACTGAAAATCAAACCGAAAATGAAGAAAAACATTctattttattagaaaaaaggAGTCTTTTGATTGTCCAAGATGATTTTTATGAGAATTATTTACATGGAATAGATGATGTCACTGCTGATTCAGTGAGTCAAGACTTAGCTAATTTTCATAAATGTTCAGAATCATATGAAATTGGGCAAACTTTAAAAAGGCAAACTAGAATATCTTTAACAATAAGGCACGTTCCTAAAACAaccagaattaaaataaaaacataa
- the LOC143909866 gene encoding protein MEMO1: MQGRESRGARSRRATHAGSWYSNHGADLSRQLENWLSKADLCHGPARAIIAPHAGYSYCGACAAFAYRQVSPAVVKRIFILGPSHHVRLSGCALSEAQKYETPIYDLKIDSEIYSQLEATGEFEWMDKRTDEDEHSIEMHLPYIAKVMEEYKNQFTIIPILVGSLTSDKEAMYGRILTSYLGDPQNLFVVSSDFCHWGVRFNYTHYEKRCGQIHQSIENLDKQGMDLIESLSPQAFTEYLNKYRNTICGRHPISVLLQACAPLARSRQCSLKFLRYAQSTQCRTMDDSSVSYASASLVID; encoded by the exons ATGCAGGGTCGAGAGTCTCGCGGGGCGCGCTCTCGTCGGGCGACACACGCCGGCTCTTGGTATTCTAATCACG GAGCTGACCTATCTAGGCAGCTAGAAAATTGGCTTTCGAAAGCTGATTTATGTCATGGACCAGCACGAGCCATCATTGCAcc CCATGCTGGATATTCTTATTGTGGTGCCTGTGCTGCATTTGCTTATAGACAAGTCAGTCCAGCTGTAGT AAAACGTATTTTTATACTTGGACCAAGTCACCATGTAAGACTGTCAGGATGTGCTTTATCGGAAGCACAAAAATATGAGACGCcgatatatgatttaaaaattgattctgaGA TTTATTCTCAATTAGAGGCCACTGGCGAATTTGAATGGATGGACAAAAGGACCGATGAGGATGAGCACTCTATTGAAATGCATCTTCCATACATCGCAAAAGTTATGGAAGA GTATAAGAATCAGTTTACTATTATCCCAATTTTAGTAGGATCACTTACTTCTGATAAAGAAGCCAT GTACGGGCGTATTTTAACTTCTTATTTAGGAGATCCTCAAAATCTGTTCGTTGTTTCGTCAGATTTTTGCCATTGGGGTGTTCGTTTTAATTACACCCATTATGAAAAGCGTTGTGGTCAAATACATCAAAGTATTGAAAATTTGGACAAACAG GGAATGGATTTGATAGAATCACTAAGTCCTCAAGCTTTTACTGAGTATTTGAATAAATACCGTAACACAATATGTGGAAGGCATCCCATTAGTGTTTTGCTCCAG GCTTGCGCACCTTTAGCTAGATCAAGACAATGCTCGCTTAAGTTTTTAAG GTATGCTCAATCAACCCAATGTCGGACTATGGACGATTCATCTGTGAGTTACGCTAGTGCGAGCTTGGTTATCGACTGA
- the LOC143923043 gene encoding putative RNA/DNA demethylase ALKBH6 isoform X2 has product MQLDEDIGIMKDLMENLQKYKLSTIPSTVYYIPEFITETEENALIARIYDVPKPKWTQLLNRRLQNWGGIPHPKGMIAEPIPDWLQEYLNRINSLDLMNGKVPNHILANEYLSGQGIMPHTDGPLFYPTITTVSCGSHTVIHFTKKTENQTENEEKHSILLEKRSLLIVQDDFYENYLHGIDDVTADSVSQDLANFHKCSESYEIGQTLKRQTRISLTIRHVPKTTRIKIKT; this is encoded by the exons ATGCAACTAGACGAGGATATTGG aatAATGAAAGACTTAATGGAAAATcttcaaaaatataaacttaGCACT atTCCCTCGACAGTGTATTACATTCCAGAATTTATCACAGAAACAGAGGAAAATGCATTGATTGCTCGCATTTATGATGTCCCCAAACCAAAATGGACCCAATTGCTCAATCGAAGATTGCAGAATTGGGGGGGGATTCCACATCCTAAAGGTATGATAGCGGAGCCAATTCCGGATTGGTTGCAAGAGTATTTAAATCGAATTAACAGTCTGGATTTGATGAATGGAAAAGTTCCCAACCACATATTGGCCAATGAATATTTATCTGGACAAGGGATCATGCCGCATACAGATGGACCGTTATTCTACCCTACTATTACAACAGTGTCGTGTGGATCACATACTGTTATACATTTCACAAAAAAGACTGAAAATCAAACCGAAAATGAAGAAAAACATTctattttattagaaaaaaggAGTCTTTTGATTGTCCAAGATGATTTTTATGAGAATTATTTACATGGAATAGATGATGTCACTGCTGATTCAGTGAGTCAAGACTTAGCTAATTTTCATAAATGTTCAGAATCATATGAAATTGGGCAAACTTTAAAAAGGCAAACTAGAATATCTTTAACAATAAGGCACGTTCCTAAAACAaccagaattaaaataaaaacataa